In Neorhizobium galegae, the following proteins share a genomic window:
- a CDS encoding MFS transporter, whose amino-acid sequence MPNPYREIFARPGTKGFSAAAFVARLPLPMTTIGLVAMLSQTHGEYWLAGAVSATFALANAFISPQVSRWVDSKGQSAVLMPTTFVTFFALIGLATAAWMRWPIWTLFAFALVAGLMPSMMALVRARWSEIYRDRPELHTAFAFESVIDELVYICGPVFGIGLSVGLFPEAGVLASAAFLAVGTTLFVVQKSTEPKVDPHRVKGGGSVMRLLPMWFLVVLCAGMGIIFGTAEVSVVAFSEALGNKGAASYILSAYAAGSFVVGIVFGAIKFKSSLARRLLFASLVAAVTTLPMPFVGSLWGLTAVIFLAGAAISPTFISAMTLIERIVPSSQVTEGITYAMTGMSIGFAAGSSLAGWTIDAYGASNGFWVAVAGGALAFTTMLIGYGLLNRPEPQAVPDGVALNPAE is encoded by the coding sequence ATGCCCAATCCCTATCGCGAAATATTCGCAAGGCCGGGTACGAAAGGTTTTTCCGCCGCCGCTTTCGTGGCGCGGCTGCCGCTGCCGATGACGACGATCGGCCTCGTCGCCATGCTTTCCCAGACGCATGGCGAATATTGGCTGGCCGGCGCGGTTTCGGCCACGTTCGCGCTTGCCAACGCATTCATCTCCCCGCAGGTATCGCGCTGGGTGGATTCAAAAGGCCAGTCGGCGGTGCTGATGCCGACGACGTTCGTCACCTTTTTCGCGCTGATCGGTCTTGCCACTGCTGCCTGGATGCGCTGGCCGATCTGGACGCTGTTCGCCTTCGCCCTCGTCGCCGGCCTTATGCCGAGCATGATGGCGCTGGTGCGCGCCCGCTGGTCGGAGATCTATCGCGACCGGCCGGAACTGCACACCGCCTTCGCCTTCGAATCGGTGATCGACGAGCTCGTTTATATCTGCGGCCCGGTCTTCGGCATCGGCCTCAGCGTCGGGCTCTTCCCGGAAGCCGGCGTGCTCGCCTCCGCCGCCTTCCTTGCCGTCGGCACGACGCTCTTCGTCGTCCAGAAGTCGACCGAACCTAAGGTCGATCCGCATCGCGTAAAGGGCGGCGGTTCGGTCATGCGGCTGCTGCCCATGTGGTTCCTGGTCGTGCTCTGCGCCGGCATGGGCATCATTTTCGGCACGGCGGAAGTCTCGGTCGTCGCCTTCTCGGAAGCGCTGGGCAACAAGGGGGCCGCCAGCTACATCCTGTCGGCCTATGCCGCCGGTTCCTTCGTGGTCGGCATCGTCTTCGGCGCCATCAAGTTCAAGTCGTCGCTGGCCCGCCGGCTGCTCTTCGCAAGCCTCGTCGCCGCCGTCACCACGCTGCCCATGCCCTTCGTCGGCAGCCTCTGGGGCCTGACGGCGGTGATCTTCCTCGCCGGCGCCGCGATCTCGCCGACCTTCATCAGCGCCATGACCCTGATCGAGCGCATCGTCCCGTCGTCGCAGGTCACGGAAGGCATCACCTATGCCATGACCGGCATGAGCATCGGCTTTGCCGCCGGCTCCTCGCTCGCCGGCTGGACGATCGACGCCTACGGCGCCTCCAACGGCTTCTGGGTCGCGGTGGCCGGCGGCGCGCTGGCGTTCACGACGATGCTGATCGGTTATGGCTTGCTGAACAGGCCGGAGCCGCAGGCGGTGCCGGATGGCGTGGCGCTCAATCCGGCCGAGTAA
- a CDS encoding GNAT family N-acetyltransferase — translation MIVTDRLILRRPKLADVPALFEFLGDPNAMRFTHVDGSPRECRRRVAVHEWRRRRDGYAPWTVELRESGRIIGWGGLYDDPFDPGWGVELGYYFHPDSWGKGFGRELTAAAMHEADEVLKLPKVGAFARPENAASRRLLEKTGFQVVRYVPKMERYYFERLSPES, via the coding sequence ATGATCGTCACCGACCGGCTCATCCTCAGGCGTCCAAAGCTTGCCGACGTCCCTGCCCTGTTCGAATTCCTCGGCGACCCGAACGCGATGCGGTTCACCCATGTGGACGGCTCACCGAGGGAATGCCGGCGGCGGGTGGCGGTGCACGAATGGCGCCGCCGCCGGGACGGCTACGCGCCCTGGACTGTCGAGCTGAGGGAGAGCGGCCGGATCATCGGCTGGGGCGGGCTTTACGACGATCCTTTCGATCCCGGCTGGGGCGTCGAGCTCGGCTACTACTTTCACCCCGATAGCTGGGGCAAGGGATTTGGCCGCGAGCTGACGGCGGCAGCGATGCATGAAGCCGACGAGGTCCTGAAACTGCCGAAGGTCGGGGCCTTTGCCCGGCCGGAGAATGCCGCCTCGCGGCGACTGCTCGAAAAGACGGGCTTTCAGGTGGTGCGTTACGTGCCCAAGATGGAACGCTATTATTTCGAGCGCCTGTCGCCGGAAAGTTGA
- a CDS encoding MOSC domain-containing protein: MRITELNFYPLKSGRGIALAQAEIAASGIPGDREMMVVDPTGMFITQRELQPLARLEVTPDKDAVRFAMEGQGEIRVARPPADRRMETVVWKSSVNAALADDAANATLSEWLGRDIRLVFFDEQARRVANPEWAGDNSPVTFADGYQVLVTTTGSLAALNADMAAKGEGAVGMERFRPNIVLDHSEAWAEDGWTGIEIAGIRFDFVKPCARCIMTTQDQQTGTRDVPDPIPAMGRIRMSADRRVPGPLFGWNAVPRGTGHIKVGDIATVVAERPEAWTIKRRA, from the coding sequence ATGCGGATCACCGAACTCAACTTCTATCCCCTGAAGAGCGGCCGCGGCATCGCGCTCGCCCAAGCGGAGATCGCGGCATCAGGCATTCCCGGCGACCGGGAGATGATGGTCGTCGATCCGACCGGCATGTTCATCACCCAGCGGGAATTGCAGCCGCTCGCCAGGCTCGAGGTCACTCCGGACAAGGATGCCGTGCGCTTCGCGATGGAGGGGCAAGGCGAGATTCGCGTCGCCCGGCCGCCGGCGGACCGGCGCATGGAGACGGTCGTGTGGAAATCGAGCGTCAACGCGGCGCTTGCCGACGATGCGGCCAATGCGACGCTGTCGGAATGGCTCGGCCGGGATATCCGGCTGGTGTTCTTCGACGAGCAGGCCCGGCGCGTTGCCAACCCGGAATGGGCCGGTGACAATTCGCCGGTGACCTTTGCCGACGGTTACCAGGTCCTGGTGACCACGACGGGGTCGCTTGCGGCGCTCAATGCGGACATGGCAGCCAAGGGCGAAGGCGCGGTCGGCATGGAGCGGTTCCGGCCGAATATCGTGCTCGACCATAGCGAGGCCTGGGCCGAGGACGGCTGGACCGGCATCGAGATCGCCGGCATCCGCTTCGATTTCGTCAAGCCCTGCGCCCGCTGCATCATGACCACCCAGGACCAGCAGACCGGCACGCGCGACGTGCCGGACCCGATCCCCGCCATGGGCCGCATCCGCATGTCGGCCGATCGGCGCGTGCCCGGCCCGCTGTTCGGCTGGAACGCCGTGCCGCGCGGCACCGGGCATATCAAGGTCGGCGATATTGCGACGGTGGTTGCCGAGCGGCCGGAGGCCTGGACGATCAAGCGGCGGGCTTGA
- a CDS encoding HD domain-containing protein has product MAAAFSPFEALAETLIPHATEGDDGSHDIAHILRVFRNAMRIHAKEGGDGRVLAAAVLLHDCVSVEKNSPLRAQASRLAAEKASVILADLGWDKADIGAVAHAVTAHSFSANITPETLEAKILQDADRLDAIGMVGAARCFYIAGRMGSGLYDPADPLAKDRPLDDKAFAIDHFEVKLFKLADGFQTAAGRAFATERHARLKQVLDLFIDEI; this is encoded by the coding sequence CTGGCCGCCGCCTTTTCGCCTTTCGAGGCGCTTGCCGAAACCCTGATCCCGCATGCGACCGAGGGCGACGACGGGTCGCACGACATCGCCCATATCCTGCGCGTCTTCCGCAATGCGATGCGCATCCATGCCAAGGAAGGCGGCGACGGGCGGGTGCTGGCCGCCGCCGTGCTGCTGCATGATTGCGTGTCGGTGGAGAAGAACTCGCCGCTGCGGGCGCAGGCCTCGCGGCTGGCGGCCGAGAAGGCGTCGGTGATCCTTGCCGATCTCGGCTGGGACAAGGCGGATATCGGGGCCGTCGCACATGCGGTGACGGCGCACAGTTTTTCGGCGAACATAACGCCCGAGACGCTGGAGGCGAAGATATTGCAGGATGCGGACCGGCTGGATGCGATCGGCATGGTGGGCGCGGCGCGCTGTTTCTACATCGCCGGGCGGATGGGGTCCGGCCTCTACGACCCGGCGGATCCGCTCGCCAAAGATCGCCCGCTCGACGACAAGGCTTTTGCGATCGACCATTTCGAGGTGAAACTGTTCAAGCTTGCCGACGGCTTCCAGACCGCCGCGGGGCGGGCTTTTGCCACCGAGCGGCACGCGCGGCTGAAACAGGTCCTCGACCTCTTCATCGACGAGATTTGA
- a CDS encoding DUF2339 domain-containing protein translates to MIEILLLLLVILMVGLNRKTSTRVTALETELEAIKADLLARQPVLAAAPAALPVAAAAAVTEAVIEEPVPEAEAVSAEAFPEETIAASTAAEDIAAAEEAPAPAMAAARPTAKPKTKENLESYLGARWPVWVGGVALAFGGIFLVRASIEAGLLGPGARLVLACLFGLLLMAGGEIVRRRAMPQVSDRFSNAMIPGALTAAGAVTLLGAIYAAYGVYEFIGATPAFVLLALVSFATIGLSLLHGQALAGLGLLASLLTPGLVASGEPNANALFLFLGLTWVAVNAASRFRQWTIVPMLANIGIGLWVIAYAIGADDFDTMPPTLTLIVMIASTGFFWPGAVYSRDRVVKTGWGGMLGRQPLTITLSVAIMSVLPALAMLATNPVTGIDPFFPSAAVIAALAALGASRAYTVWPAMIAACGAVLSLAIVAISLLDTYVPQPVGNEPLPVITYTTEIAVSLLLGAVFTLLGFAFLKRFRKAEPEFSMVWSVLMSGVPVALATISFLNFGNLGRDWTHGLYGVGLGLVLLAGAEWLFRERDKTAEGRIDWAACFLIAGSFAGFTFALHALTNGIVTTILLSVLGFAYVLGMRARPWPALPWMMAAAILIVFGRIAWEPTLIGQNSLGTTPFFNALLPGYGIPTLLAIATAYLLKDSSDFRIRNLMQALASLAGLMTVAVLVRHAMNGGVLDDRVPTLGEQSIYTLLTVGFSGILMTLDLKSPSPVFRWGSMIAGVLATINALSLHVFALNPYFSGENTGAWPFLNLLLLGYLLPGLAYALVAYYARGRRPMPYVIMLALAGAVLGFLWATLSVRRFWQGENIADWKGFMAAETYTYSVVWLLIGVLLLAIGSKLDAKSLRLASAALVLVAVVKVFLVDMSNLEGILRALSFIGLGAVLIGIGLFYQRILVNKSGEPAATNSQETAS, encoded by the coding sequence ATGATCGAAATCCTCCTTCTGCTGCTGGTGATCCTGATGGTGGGTCTCAATCGCAAGACCTCGACGCGAGTGACTGCACTCGAAACGGAGCTGGAAGCGATCAAGGCCGATCTCTTGGCGCGGCAACCGGTCTTGGCTGCGGCGCCGGCGGCGCTTCCCGTGGCGGCAGCCGCTGCCGTCACCGAAGCCGTAATCGAGGAACCGGTGCCAGAGGCCGAAGCAGTTTCGGCAGAAGCTTTTCCGGAAGAGACGATCGCAGCGAGCACGGCAGCCGAGGATATTGCAGCAGCCGAAGAAGCCCCTGCCCCCGCAATGGCGGCAGCACGGCCGACTGCCAAGCCGAAGACCAAGGAAAACCTCGAAAGTTATCTTGGCGCCCGCTGGCCGGTCTGGGTCGGCGGCGTGGCGCTTGCCTTCGGCGGCATCTTTCTGGTGCGGGCGTCGATCGAGGCCGGGCTGCTCGGACCGGGTGCGCGCCTCGTGCTCGCCTGCCTGTTCGGCCTCCTCCTGATGGCCGGTGGCGAGATCGTGCGACGCCGGGCGATGCCGCAGGTGTCCGACCGGTTCAGCAATGCGATGATCCCCGGCGCGCTGACGGCGGCGGGTGCGGTGACGCTGCTTGGGGCGATCTATGCGGCCTACGGCGTCTATGAATTCATCGGTGCGACACCGGCCTTCGTCCTTTTGGCGCTCGTCTCGTTTGCCACCATCGGGCTCTCGCTGCTGCACGGGCAGGCGCTGGCCGGGCTCGGCCTGCTCGCCTCGCTGCTGACGCCCGGCCTCGTCGCCAGCGGCGAGCCGAACGCCAATGCGCTGTTCCTCTTCCTCGGCCTCACCTGGGTCGCGGTCAACGCCGCCTCGCGCTTCCGCCAATGGACGATCGTGCCGATGCTCGCCAATATCGGCATCGGGCTCTGGGTGATCGCCTATGCCATCGGCGCCGACGATTTCGATACGATGCCGCCGACACTGACGCTGATCGTGATGATCGCCAGCACCGGTTTCTTCTGGCCGGGCGCAGTCTATAGCAGGGACCGGGTGGTCAAGACCGGCTGGGGCGGAATGCTCGGGCGCCAGCCGCTGACCATCACGCTGTCGGTGGCGATCATGTCGGTTCTGCCGGCGCTCGCCATGCTGGCGACCAACCCGGTGACCGGCATCGATCCCTTCTTCCCCTCCGCGGCAGTCATCGCGGCGCTCGCGGCGCTTGGCGCCAGCCGCGCCTATACGGTTTGGCCGGCGATGATCGCCGCCTGCGGGGCGGTGCTGAGCCTCGCCATCGTGGCGATTTCGCTGCTTGACACCTATGTGCCGCAGCCGGTCGGCAACGAACCGCTGCCGGTCATCACCTATACGACGGAAATCGCCGTCAGCCTGCTGCTCGGGGCGGTGTTCACGCTGCTCGGCTTTGCGTTCCTGAAACGCTTCCGCAAGGCAGAGCCGGAATTCTCGATGGTCTGGAGCGTGCTGATGTCCGGCGTGCCGGTGGCGCTGGCGACGATCAGCTTCCTCAATTTCGGCAATCTCGGACGCGACTGGACGCATGGGCTCTACGGGGTCGGCCTCGGCCTCGTGCTGCTGGCCGGTGCCGAATGGCTGTTTCGTGAGCGCGACAAAACCGCGGAGGGCCGCATCGACTGGGCGGCCTGTTTCTTGATCGCCGGCTCGTTTGCCGGCTTCACGTTTGCGCTGCACGCGCTGACCAACGGCATCGTCACCACCATTCTCCTATCCGTGCTGGGCTTTGCCTATGTGCTCGGCATGCGGGCGCGGCCATGGCCGGCGCTGCCGTGGATGATGGCGGCGGCGATCCTGATCGTCTTCGGCCGCATCGCCTGGGAACCGACGCTGATCGGCCAGAACAGTCTCGGCACCACGCCGTTCTTCAACGCGCTGCTGCCGGGCTACGGCATTCCGACGCTGCTGGCGATCGCGACGGCCTATCTGCTGAAGGACTCTTCGGATTTCCGCATCCGCAACCTCATGCAGGCGCTCGCGTCGCTGGCCGGCCTGATGACGGTGGCGGTGCTGGTGCGCCATGCGATGAACGGCGGCGTGCTCGACGACCGGGTGCCGACGCTTGGCGAACAGTCGATCTATACGCTGCTGACGGTCGGGTTCTCAGGGATTTTGATGACGCTCGACCTCAAGTCGCCGAGCCCTGTCTTCCGCTGGGGTTCGATGATCGCAGGCGTGCTCGCGACGATCAATGCGCTGTCGCTGCACGTGTTTGCGCTCAACCCCTATTTCAGCGGCGAAAACACCGGCGCCTGGCCTTTCCTCAACCTGCTGCTGCTCGGCTACCTCCTGCCCGGCCTCGCCTATGCGCTTGTTGCCTACTACGCACGCGGGAGGCGACCCATGCCCTACGTGATCATGCTGGCGCTGGCCGGCGCGGTGCTCGGTTTCCTGTGGGCGACGCTTTCGGTGCGCCGTTTCTGGCAGGGGGAGAACATTGCCGACTGGAAGGGGTTCATGGCCGCCGAGACCTATACTTATTCGGTGGTCTGGCTGCTGATCGGCGTGTTGCTGCTGGCGATCGGCTCGAAGCTCGATGCCAAGAGCCTGCGGCTCGCTTCCGCCGCTCTCGTGCTGGTCGCAGTGGTGAAAGTGTTCCTGGTCGACATGTCGAACCTCGAAGGGATTCTTCGGGCGCTGTCCTTCATCGGGCTCGGTGCGGTGCTGATCGGGATCGGGCTTTTCTACCAGCGCATTCTGGTGAACAAGAGCGGTGAACCCGCCGCCACCAATTCCCAGGAAACCGCTTCGTGA
- a CDS encoding ABC transporter substrate-binding protein codes for MISRRLFSKLPAVAALALAAGFSVPAAPALAQTAVKFTLDWKFEGPAAGFLLAQDKGYFKAEGLDVTIDTGNGSVEAIPRVATGAYQMGFGDINSLIKFLDEDPNQKIRAAMMVYERPTFAVVGRKSLGITTDPKSLEGKKLGAPPPDGAFAQWKAFKQVAKIDDSKITIESIGFPVREPMLAQGKVDAVFGFAFSVILNLKAQGIKDEDIATILMAENGLNLYGNAVLINTDFAAKNPAAVKGVLKALAKGFADAVAKPEEGVAAVLKRNETLNKDIELERLKMANAMNIKTPYVVANGFGGIDPARLTASIDTLKVSMGLKGNVKADQVFDASFLPAKEQRMLP; via the coding sequence ATGATCTCGCGCAGACTGTTCTCAAAACTCCCAGCCGTCGCGGCCCTTGCGCTTGCCGCCGGCTTCTCGGTGCCTGCCGCTCCGGCGCTGGCGCAAACCGCGGTCAAGTTCACGCTCGACTGGAAATTCGAAGGCCCGGCCGCCGGCTTCCTGCTGGCGCAGGACAAGGGTTACTTCAAGGCCGAAGGCCTCGACGTCACCATCGACACCGGCAACGGCTCGGTCGAGGCGATCCCGCGTGTTGCGACCGGCGCCTACCAGATGGGTTTTGGCGACATCAACTCGCTTATCAAGTTCCTTGACGAGGATCCGAACCAGAAGATCAGGGCCGCGATGATGGTCTACGAGCGCCCGACCTTCGCGGTCGTCGGCCGCAAGTCGCTCGGCATCACCACCGATCCGAAGTCGCTGGAAGGCAAGAAGCTCGGCGCGCCTCCGCCGGATGGCGCCTTCGCCCAGTGGAAGGCCTTCAAGCAGGTCGCCAAGATCGACGATTCGAAGATCACGATCGAATCGATCGGCTTTCCGGTCCGCGAGCCGATGCTCGCCCAGGGCAAGGTCGACGCTGTTTTCGGTTTCGCCTTCTCGGTCATCCTCAACCTGAAAGCCCAGGGTATCAAGGATGAGGACATCGCCACCATCCTGATGGCTGAAAACGGCCTCAACCTCTATGGCAACGCGGTGCTGATCAACACCGATTTCGCGGCCAAGAACCCGGCTGCCGTCAAGGGTGTCCTGAAGGCGCTCGCCAAGGGTTTTGCCGATGCCGTCGCCAAGCCGGAAGAGGGCGTCGCCGCCGTCCTCAAGCGCAACGAGACGCTCAACAAGGATATCGAGCTGGAACGCCTGAAAATGGCGAACGCGATGAACATCAAGACCCCTTACGTCGTCGCCAACGGCTTCGGCGGCATCGACCCGGCGCGGCTCACCGCCTCCATCGACACGCTGAAAGTCTCCATGGGCCTCAAGGGCAACGTCAAGGCCGACCAGGTTTTTGACGCCAGCTTCCTGCCGGCCAAGGAACAGCGGATGCTGCCGTAA
- a CDS encoding ABC transporter ATP-binding protein, giving the protein MPHLVSIDNVDMRYGGAAGTLAVSGLTMKVGKGEFAAVVGPSGCGKSTLMKLVTGLHIPQSGVVIVADRQVTKPVSIVGMAFQNPTMLPWRTTLDNILLPLEIVERHRHRLRANKKEYVEQAEHLLETVGLKGFGSKFPWQLSGGMQQRANLCRALIHEPELLMLDEPFGALDAFTREELWCVIRDLHAAQGVTIILVTHDLREATFLADRIFVMSARPGKVLKEHTVPFARPRDLEVMYEKAFNDMVHELHGEIASARVVA; this is encoded by the coding sequence TTGCCCCACCTCGTTTCCATCGACAATGTCGACATGCGCTATGGCGGCGCGGCGGGCACGCTTGCCGTCTCCGGCCTGACCATGAAGGTCGGCAAGGGCGAGTTCGCGGCGGTCGTCGGCCCGTCCGGCTGCGGCAAGTCGACCCTGATGAAACTCGTCACCGGCCTGCACATCCCCCAGAGCGGCGTCGTCATCGTTGCGGACAGACAGGTGACCAAGCCGGTGTCGATCGTCGGCATGGCCTTCCAGAACCCGACCATGCTGCCTTGGCGCACCACGCTCGACAACATCCTCCTGCCACTCGAAATTGTCGAAAGACACCGCCACCGCCTGCGCGCCAACAAGAAGGAATATGTCGAGCAGGCCGAACACCTGCTCGAAACCGTGGGCTTGAAGGGATTCGGCTCAAAATTCCCCTGGCAGCTTTCGGGCGGCATGCAGCAGCGCGCCAACCTCTGCCGCGCGCTGATCCACGAACCCGAACTCCTGATGCTCGACGAACCCTTCGGCGCCCTCGACGCGTTCACCCGCGAGGAGCTGTGGTGCGTCATCCGCGACCTGCATGCGGCGCAGGGCGTCACCATCATCCTCGTCACCCACGACCTGCGCGAGGCGACCTTCCTTGCCGACCGGATCTTCGTGATGAGCGCCCGTCCCGGCAAGGTGCTGAAGGAACATACCGTGCCCTTCGCCCGCCCCCGCGATCTGGAAGTCATGTACGAAAAGGCCTTCAACGACATGGTGCATGAACTGCACGGCGAAATCGCCAGCGCGAGGGTTGTCGCATGA
- a CDS encoding ABC transporter permease, which yields MSVVTENTATPAKPLAQRINWVKLAPWLYTIGLFLAWELLVIVLQTSPTVLPAPSRVFQAIVQYWSPIWKNSLQTLYTTTVGFAIAVVAGLAIGLFIGWSKAIYAGLYPLMIGFNAIPKVALVPILVIWFGIGAVPAILTAFLISFFPIVVNVATGLATIEPETEDVLRALGAKKLDIMLKVGIPRSMPYFFGSLKVAITLAFVGSVVSETVASNYGLGNMMSSAQSQFNVPLVFAGLLMLAVEGIAMYALMAWIEMRMTGWAHRSTMSQ from the coding sequence ATGAGCGTGGTCACGGAAAACACCGCCACGCCGGCCAAGCCGCTTGCCCAGCGCATCAACTGGGTGAAGCTCGCCCCCTGGCTCTATACGATCGGACTTTTCCTCGCCTGGGAACTGCTGGTCATCGTGCTGCAGACCTCGCCGACCGTGCTGCCGGCGCCGTCGCGCGTCTTCCAGGCGATCGTGCAATACTGGTCGCCGATCTGGAAGAACTCGCTGCAGACGCTGTATACGACCACCGTCGGCTTCGCGATCGCCGTCGTCGCGGGCCTGGCGATCGGCCTCTTCATCGGCTGGTCGAAGGCGATCTATGCCGGGCTCTATCCGCTGATGATCGGCTTCAACGCCATCCCCAAGGTGGCGCTCGTGCCGATCCTGGTCATCTGGTTCGGCATCGGCGCGGTGCCCGCCATCCTCACCGCCTTTCTGATCTCCTTCTTCCCGATCGTCGTCAACGTCGCGACCGGCCTTGCCACCATCGAGCCGGAAACCGAGGACGTGCTGCGCGCGCTCGGCGCGAAGAAACTCGACATCATGCTGAAGGTCGGCATCCCGCGCTCGATGCCCTATTTCTTCGGCTCGCTGAAAGTGGCGATCACGCTCGCCTTCGTGGGCTCCGTCGTGTCGGAAACCGTCGCCTCGAACTACGGCCTCGGCAACATGATGAGCTCTGCCCAGAGCCAGTTCAACGTGCCGCTGGTTTTCGCCGGCCTCCTGATGCTCGCCGTCGAAGGCATCGCCATGTATGCGCTGATGGCCTGGATCGAGATGCGCATGACCGGCTGGGCGCACCGCTCCACCATGTCGCAGTGA
- a CDS encoding HIT family protein yields the protein MPIPPELHVFETPHWLVNHRTNSALPGYLMIDSKRFAGDLSELEDEALLELGPLMAKAQRALGQELKAERVYIGRYGHMPGHSIHFHVIPIYGWVEALFWQDERYRMLNTFAEGPGETATDGAELTFFVWREFCEGSAPPPIQGPSVTEVVERLREAFRPGPRR from the coding sequence ATGCCCATTCCTCCAGAACTTCATGTCTTCGAGACGCCGCACTGGCTCGTCAATCACCGGACAAATTCCGCCCTTCCCGGCTATCTGATGATCGATTCCAAGCGCTTTGCGGGCGATCTCAGCGAGCTTGAGGACGAAGCGCTCCTAGAGCTCGGGCCGCTGATGGCGAAGGCTCAGAGGGCGCTGGGCCAAGAGCTGAAGGCGGAGCGGGTCTATATCGGGCGATACGGCCATATGCCAGGCCATTCGATCCATTTCCACGTAATCCCGATCTATGGCTGGGTGGAGGCGCTTTTCTGGCAGGACGAGCGGTACAGGATGCTCAATACTTTCGCCGAAGGCCCGGGCGAGACTGCGACCGATGGCGCGGAGCTGACGTTCTTCGTCTGGCGGGAATTCTGCGAAGGATCGGCGCCACCACCGATCCAGGGGCCGAGCGTTACAGAGGTCGTCGAACGCTTGCGGGAGGCTTTCCGGCCGGGACCGCGGCGGTAA
- a CDS encoding MbcA/ParS/Xre antitoxin family protein translates to MAVTARREQAEQMAAVALKAFGNVVAEWGVPVNEAAALADMSESTWKRARKPGYSGGLTKDQMLRLSAVIGIYKALKLYFSDPIATRWMTLPNEGPLFRGTRPIDTLIDEGLPQFLQVRNYLDALRGGA, encoded by the coding sequence ATGGCGGTCACGGCAAGGAGAGAGCAGGCGGAGCAGATGGCGGCCGTTGCGCTGAAGGCCTTCGGCAATGTCGTCGCCGAATGGGGCGTGCCGGTGAACGAGGCGGCAGCACTTGCCGACATGTCGGAAAGTACCTGGAAACGCGCCCGAAAGCCCGGTTATTCCGGCGGGCTGACCAAGGACCAGATGCTGCGCCTCAGCGCCGTGATCGGCATCTACAAGGCGCTAAAGCTCTATTTCAGCGATCCGATCGCCACCAGGTGGATGACGCTTCCGAACGAGGGGCCGCTGTTTCGCGGCACCCGCCCGATCGATACGCTGATCGATGAGGGACTGCCGCAATTCCTGCAGGTGCGCAATTACCTCGATGCCCTGCGGGGCGGCGCGTGA
- a CDS encoding RES family NAD+ phosphorylase — protein MIVTPVSDRGLVRLIPATYHKPPSLRGLVDSDEELAILAEIEGMTSARLAAERGLNLHLDRRELAWKRRKHDLQVYGNTHINAAFTYTRKGGNRFNDETRGAWYCSWDTMTSLAEVAFHKTRELKFIGVFEERARYVELLADFIGEYPDITDERDHPALDPDPAIGYRQGQALAEKLRRDGHDGLIYPSVRHSQGRCLVAFEPTAIRNVRPGASWDIVWSGSEEYGLKAV, from the coding sequence GTGATCGTCACGCCGGTCAGCGACCGGGGCCTGGTGCGGTTGATCCCGGCGACCTATCACAAGCCGCCGAGCCTGCGCGGCCTGGTGGATAGCGACGAGGAGCTGGCGATCCTCGCCGAGATCGAGGGCATGACCAGCGCTCGCCTCGCTGCCGAGCGCGGGCTGAACCTGCATCTCGACCGCCGCGAACTCGCCTGGAAACGCCGCAAGCACGACCTGCAGGTCTATGGCAACACGCATATCAACGCCGCCTTCACCTACACGCGAAAAGGCGGCAACCGCTTCAACGACGAGACCCGCGGCGCCTGGTACTGCAGCTGGGACACGATGACCTCGCTCGCCGAGGTCGCCTTCCACAAGACCCGCGAACTGAAGTTCATCGGCGTGTTCGAGGAGAGGGCGCGTTACGTCGAACTGCTGGCGGATTTCATCGGCGAATATCCGGACATCACCGACGAGCGAGACCACCCGGCGCTCGACCCCGATCCGGCGATCGGTTATCGCCAGGGCCAGGCGCTGGCCGAAAAACTGAGGCGCGACGGTCATGACGGACTGATCTACCCGTCGGTGCGCCACAGCCAGGGCCGGTGCCTCGTCGCGTTTGAGCCGACGGCCATCCGCAACGTCCGCCCCGGGGCCTCCTGGGACATCGTCTGGTCGGGCAGCGAGGAATACGGCCTCAAGGCCGTGTGA